The proteins below come from a single Aegilops tauschii subsp. strangulata cultivar AL8/78 chromosome 6, Aet v6.0, whole genome shotgun sequence genomic window:
- the LOC109765619 gene encoding protein LITTLE ZIPPER 3-like has protein sequence MERANTELYLENLYIMQANERLRRTAQLLAQENEQLLADLKRKQQHMAASSKTAAQLAKGGGPSGANVASARAAPSKSGKQQPQ, from the coding sequence ATGGAGCGCGCGAACACGGAGCTGTACCTGGAGAACCTGTACATCATGCAGGCGAACGAGCGGCTCCGGCGGACAGCACAGCTGCTGGCCCAGGAGAACGAGCAGCTCCTCGCCGATCTCAAGCGCAAGCAGCAGCACATGGCGGCCTCCTCCAAGACGGCGGCCCAGCTGGCCAAGGGCGGCGGGCCGTCCGGCGCTAACGTGGCGTCGGCGCGCGCGGCGCCGTCCAAGTCCGGCAAGCAGCAGCCCCAGTGA
- the LOC109765614 gene encoding protein FAR1-RELATED SEQUENCE 5: MADASAECLDEYVNIVSRMFHSEDEGFEFYNKYALEKGFSVRKGYVEWDEANEKIILRKLVCSREGCREEKHMKRKREDRKRKPRNITRVGCKAKFVIVRVAKTGRWFVKDFIDEHNHPLAPRDLACFLRSHRRISDEQKADIIEMESVGIRKHKIMDVLCMQYGGYDHVGCMTRDIYNFCHRYKQETVAAGDAQTVICHMMARQERDPDYFFKYLVDKDGHLKGLFWSDTQSRLDYEAFGDVVVFDSTYRTNKYNLPFVPFVGLNHHRSTVIFGCGIISHETNEAYEWMLRTFSEAMSQKHPISVITDGDLAMQRAIRMVWPDSYHRLCVWHIQQNIVRHLHDDEVREEFRSFIYDSSSIEEHERKWIEFLRRNEVTSEESWLHQMYQMRKLWCAPYLVGRCFLGLSSNQRSESLNSVLHTHLEGKMTLFDMLEHYERCLSGRRLNEAILDIVALQSVPFTDADASSLEKHAARVFTPCMFQLVRWSISVVRKCVISEILDAWELTTYVVAKIDRREKKFEVRCEMKEGSLYMINCSCRKLECLGTPCSHIFYILGICQVELLPWCCVPMRWTMSAKSAFPSTRKSEMYDYSASLMRYRELRNLSHAACFRACQSSEEYQHLKMVLSEQDGSKESSRGEEECIRFGPVLPQTTEIDCGDLEKVLDPVHVQGRGAPKKRLQAKMKKQRSKRKCGYCGVEGHNRRKCNKLKEEMMAANC; this comes from the exons ATGGCCGATGCAAGTGCAGAGTGTTTGGATGAGTACGTAAACATTGTCAGCAGGATGTTTCATAGCGAGGATGAAGGTTTTGAGTTCTATAACAAGTATGCTCTTGAGAAAGGCTTTAGTGTGAGAAAAGGCTATGTTGAGTGGGATGAAGCGAACGAGAAGATAATTCTGAGGAAACTTGTCTGTAGTCGTGAAGGTTGCCGTGAAGAGAAGCACAtgaagaggaagagagaagatagGAAGAGGAAGCCACGGAATATCACTCGTGTGGGGTGTAAAGCGAAATTTGTCATTGTAAGAGTCGCGAAAACAGGGCGGTGGTTTGTGAAGGATTTCATCGATGAACACAACCATCCTCTGGCCCCACGAGACCTTGCTTGCTTTTTGCGTTCCCACAGAAGAATCAGCGACGAGCAGAAAGCAGACATTATAGAGATGGAAAGTGTTGGAATCCGGAAACACAAAATCATGGATGTGTTGTGCATGCAGTACGGTGGATACGACCATGTTGGATGCATGACGAGGGACATCTATAACTTCTGTCATCGCTACAAGCAGGAAACAGTCGCTGCCGGTGATGCTCAGACGGTGATCTGTCACATGATGGCGCGGCAAGAGAGAGACCCAGATTATTTCTTCAAATACTTGGTTGATAAAGATGGGCATCTGAAGGGATTGTTCTGGTCCGATACTCAATCCCGCCTTGACTACGAGGCTTTCGGCGATGTTGTGGTTTTTGATAGCACATACAGGACCAATAAGTACAATCTGCCGTTTGTGCCATTTGTCGGGTTGAATCACCACCGCAGCACAGTTATCTTTGGATGCGGGATCATTTCTCATGAAACTAACGAGGCGTACGAGTGGATGTTGCGGACATTTTCTGAAGCCATGTCGCAGAAGCATCCGATATCTGTAATCACTGACGGGGACCTTGCAATGCAGAGAGCGATCAGGATGGTGTGGCCTGACTCATACCACAGGCTGTGTGTATGGCACATTCAGCAGAACATCGTACGCCATCTGCATGATGATGAGGTTAGGGAAGAATTCAGATCTTTCATATATGACTCGTCTTCTATTGAAGAGCATGAGAGAAAATGGATAGAGTTCTTACGAAGGAATGAAGTGACAAGTGAGGAGTCGTGGCTGCATCAGATGTATCAGATGAGGAAGCTGTGGTGTGCTCCATACCTGGTGGGGCGCTGTTTCTTAGGATTGAGCAGCAATCAGCGGAGTGAGAGCCTAAACTCTGTGCTACATACACATCTTGAGGGTAAGATGACATTGTTTGATATGCTAGAGCACTATGAGCGTTGCCTTTCCGGACGACGCTTGAACGAGGCGATCCTAGACATCGTGGCCTTGCAGTCCGTTCCATTTACAGACGCTGATGCTTCAAGTCTCGAGAAACATGCTGCCCGGGTTTTCACGCCTTGTATGTTTCAGTTGGTCAGATGGAGCATAAGTGTTGTTAGAAAATGTGTTATCAGCGAGATACTAGATGCATGGGAGTTGACTACATATGTTGTGGCTAAGATCGATAGAAGAGAGAAGAAGTTTGAAGTGCGCTGTGAGATGAAGGAAGGTTCTTTGTACATGATCAATTGTTCTTGTCGTAAGCTGGAATGCTTGGGAACACCTTGCTCTCACATATTCTACATCTTGGGAATATGTCAAGTGGAACTGCTGCCTTGGTGTTGTGTTCCCATGAGGTGGACGATGAGTGCGAAGTCTGCATTCCCTTCGACCAGAAAGAGCGAGATGTATGACTATTCGGCAAGCCTTATGAGGTACCGTGAATTGCGGAATTTGAGTCACGCGGCATGTTTCCGGGCATGTCAATCTAGTGAGGAGTATCAGCATCTGAAGATGGTTCTGAGTGAACAAGATGGCAGCAAGGAATCAAGCCGTGgtgaggaagaatgcattagattTGGTCCGGTGCTGCCACAGACCACGGAAATTGATTGTGGAGATTTGGAAAAGGTTCTGGACCCAGTGCATGTGCAAGGCCGAGGTGCACCGAAGAAAAGGCTGCAGGCAAAGATGAAGAAGCAAAGATCAAAGAGGAAATGTGGCTACTGTGGGGTGGAAGGTCATAATCGGCGTAAATGCAATAAATTGAAAGAG GAAATGATGGCAGCAAACTGTTAG